One part of the Glycine max cultivar Williams 82 chromosome 14, Glycine_max_v4.0, whole genome shotgun sequence genome encodes these proteins:
- the LOC102660858 gene encoding uncharacterized protein — translation MNIFLFVLCLVINGGIHKVHGIQNTLKEDLELERQQQLINKPHIKSIRTKFGEIIDCIDINKQPAFDHPLLKNHKLQFAEVSLVPGLGPYYGVSGSLSVYNPKVEKDQISASTLWVQNGDANRIEFGWHRDNYKQTGCFNMQCPGFVQTHKGIYLGTRVDNTSIYGGTIVEANVSIAQDPITKSWWLSLESTTIGYFPIALFSNLTSAEQGGWGGRTHAPPGAPSPPMGSGYFPDDNLVHACYFRQVSFKNGSIQDYGPEEYHTKFGDIIDCIDINKQPAFDHPLLKNHKLQRKPNFKTSSVKNSWARLIFGLEKHQYCPTGTVPIQTITKDDLIRDKLLNSHTSTQSTPGDHFAEVSLVPGLGPYYGVSGSLSIYNPKVEKDQSSASVLWVRNEDANRIVLGWHVNPSLYGDDATHIYSRWTRDNYEKTGCFNMQCPGFVQTNKRIYLGTRVDITSIYGGRTIETNVSITQDPITKNWWLNIENTNIGYFPIALFSNMASAQQGGWGGKTHAPPGAPSPPMGSGYFPDKSFIHACYFRDVSFKNGSTQNYGPEEYHVNTETDKPSCFGVKYYGNQGRQLGYSLQFGGPGVDISVKFVIGNELKPIKYVVQTPPER, via the exons atgaatataTTTCTCTTTGTCTTGTGTTTAGTGATCAACGGTGGCATTCATAAAGTTCATGGTATTCAAAATACATTGAAAGAAGATTTAGAGTTGGAAAGACAACAACAACTCATTAACAAGCCTCATATCAAGAGTATTCGG ACAAAGTTTGGGGAGATTATTGATTGCATTGATATTAACAAGCAACCAGCATTTGACCATCCTTTACTAAAAAATCATAAGTTGCAG TTTGCAGAAGTATCTCTTGTACCAGGTTTAGGTCCTTATTATGGAGTTAGTGGTTCATTAAGCGTTTATAATCCAAAAGTTGAGAAGGATCAAATCAGCGCTTCTACTTTATGGGTTCAAAATGGAGATGCGAATAGAATCGAGTTTGGATGGCAT AGAGATAACTACAAGCAAACAGGATGTTTCAACATGCAATGTCCAGGTTTTGTTCAAACTCACAAAGGAATCTATCTTGGTACACGAGTGGACAATACATCCATCTATGGTGGAACGATTGTTGAGGCTAATGTTTCTATTGCCCAG GACCCAATTACCAAGAGTTGGTGGTTAAGTTTGGAAAGTACAACTATTGGATATTTTCCTATAGCATTGTTCTCCAACTTGACTTCGGCCGAGCAAGGGGGGTGGGGTGGGAGAACACATGCTCCTCCTGGTGCTCCTAGTCCTCCAATGGGATCTGGTTATTTTCCTGATGATAACTTAGTTCATGCATGCTATTTTAGGCAGGTCTCATTCAAGAATGGATCAATACAAGACTATGGACCTGAGGAATATCAT ACAAAGTTTGGAGATATTATTGACTGCATTGATATTAACAAGCAACCAGCATTTGACCACCCTTTACTAAAAAATCATAAGTTGCAG AGAAAGCCCAACTTTAAAACATCAAGTGTAAAAAATTCATGGGCTAGACTTATATTTGGACTTGAGAAACATCAATACTGTCCAACCGGAACCGTTCCTATTCAGacaataacaaaagatgatcTCATTCgagataaattattaaatagtcaCACCTCAACTCAAAGCACTCCTGGTGATCAT TTTGCAGAAGTATCTCTTGTACCAGGTTTAGGTCCTTATTATGGAGTTAGTGGTTCATTAAGCATTTATAATCCAAAAGTTGAGAAGGATCAAAGCAGCGCTTCTGTTTTATGGGTTCGGAATGAAGATGCGAATAGAATCGTGCTTGGATGGCAT GTGAATCCAAGTTTATACGGTGATGATGCAACTCATATTTACTCACGTTGGAcg AGAGATAACTACGAGAAAACAGGATGTTTCAACATGCAATGTCCAGGTTTTGTTCAAACTAACAAAAGAATTTACCTTGGTACACGAGTGGACATTACATCCATCTATGGTGGAAGGACCATTGAGACTAATGTTTCTATTACCCAG GATCCAATTACCAAAAATTGGTggttaaatatagaaaatacaaatattgGATATTTTCCTATAGCATTGTTCTCCAACATGGCTTCAGCCCAACAAGGGGGGTGGGGTGGGAAAACACATGCTCCTCCTGGTGCTCCTAGTCCTCCAATGGGATCTGGTTATTTTCCGGATAAGAGTTTTATTCACGCATGCTATTTTAGGGATGTCTCATTCAAGAATGGATCAACACAAAATTATGGACCTGAGGAATATCATGTAAACACAGAGACTGATAAGCCTAGTTGTTTTGGTGTTAAATACTATGGAAATCAAGGAAGACAATTAGGGTATTCTCTCCAATTTGGAGGACCCGGtg ttgatataagtgttaaatttgttattggAAATGAATTGAAGCCAATTAAGTATGTAGTGCAGACTCCACCGGAGAGATAG